GAAAAGCTGAAATCGAAAATAGAGTGTTGTAAAAAATAAAGTAGTTCCCTCGATTAGATGGAGCTAATCACGTACTTTTAAAAAAATATGTAGGTTTTGTAACGCTACTACATAAAAAAAGTAACATTATAAAACATACCTAAATCCCAAAAAAAATGAAAAAAATAGTTTTCCTTTTACTACTTATTGTTTCATCAAAGGGCTTTTCGCAAAACCTAGAGTTATTTGGAAAAGTCGAATCTTACGGCTTACCAGAAACAGGTAAAATTTATTGGACGGAAGAAGGAAAGCAATTTGATCCTAAAAAATTTATACCTTTTGGAAAGGATAGAGCGTTCCGTTTTAAAATAGCCATTGCCGAAATCAAGAAATTAAACAGTCCCGTTTTGGTCTTTGCAACTGACATAACGCAAGAAACAACTAATCCAAACAGTTGCGTACAGCGAATCAAGGTATTAGAAATTGTAAATGCTTCTGAGTTTGAAAATTTAAAAAACATAGCCCTTAACACTGATTTATTGTTAAATCTAAATTGTGAAGCCGGTGTTTACTACGATGCTAGAATGGAACAATTAGAGCAGTTTGTAGGGTCTTATACGCTAACTACTGCTGATAATTTTCGCACCATTAGATTGGGTAATGATTTAAAACGATACAATGGCTATCTCTCGAAACAGACAAAAGATTATATGACCACAGAAGTTGGAAGTTGGAACTATGATAAAGAACAAAAAATACTTTCTTTTTACGTATTCAGACAAATGAACGAACAGTACGGCTTAGTCTTGAGCATGCATAACGAATACAATTTTACGGTAAAACAAAGCGAAGGTCCGATGTTGTTTGAGTCAGAAATAGGAGTCTTGAAAAAGAGATAGCACTGATAAAAATGTAAGCTTCTGTAAAAGTTTTTGTTAAAAAAAATCTATGATTTTATCAATAAGAACATCAATATAGCAATGACAAAGCGTGCTTTATTGAATAGAAAGCGCGCTTGTAAGGCTTACTGTTCTATTTTTTATTAGATTCAAAAGCAAACTTTAAAATTAGAATACATTACGGTTTTGTAATTTAGAACAACTATATTTACGTATACATACAGCGTTTTTAAAGCATATTGGCTATGATAATAATAAGTCTTGAAAAGTGCTTTTGAAATTAATTCTTTAGCTAAAAGAAGAAAATTAAATAGTATCAAATAATATAAAACCCAAATGAAAACAAGCCACATCAGTAAAAAAGAAATTCAAAAGGGTGAAGAGGTAAAATGTTGGGATATAAGAGAAGGAATTTTCAATTTAATCAAATCAAACTTTCCCGACTTAAAACAAGACGATTATATTTCTATTGACGAATTAAATCAATACAGACGCCTTTATTTAACCTCCTTAATCATTCTAGAAAAAGGAGAAATTGCAGCCATTGATCAAGATGTAATGGAGGCCATAAAAAACAACTCCATTCTTTCTGAAAATATTCAAGATGAAATGGAGGCTGAACTCACTTTTGGACAAAAACTTGCTGATAATGTTGCTGCATTTGGTGGTAGTTGGATGTTCATCATCACTTTCTTTTCTTTCATCTTAATTTGGATGATCATTAATATTTGGTTTTTAACTACAAAACCATTTGACCCATTTCCCTTTATATTGCTTAACCTGATTCTTTCTTGATTAGCAGCTATCCAAGCACCTATTATTATGATGAGCCAAAACCGACAGGAACAAAAAGACAGACAGAGAAGCGAACATGATTATAAAATCAATTTAAAAGCCGAACTTGAAATAAAACTTTTAAGTGAAAAAATTGACCATTTGTTAGCCCATCAAAACAAAAAACTACTTGAAATTCAAGAAATCCAAACAGACTATCTAGAAGATTTAATGAAAGAACTCAAAAAGAAATAAAATTTAATACCACAGCATAAATTTCAAATAATCAGCTAGTACCTAAAACAAAACATATTCATAATGATACTGTTCTTATTTTGTAGTTAAAATCAATTATATTTACGATTAAATTCACTTACCCTTTGAACCAAACGGTATAGCTATTAACCTATAGGCAAAATAATTAAGAATCTATAAACATGAATTGTAACAATTGTAATCAAGAATTAACCTCAAAGTATTGTCCAGAGTGCGGACAGCCAGCTGAATTAAAAAGAATTAACGGACACTACATAATTCATGAAATAGAACACGTTTTACATTTTGAACGGGGCATTTTATTTACCGTTAAAGAGTTACTAGTTAATCCTGGAAAAAACATCAGAGATTATTTCACACAAAATAGAACCCGACTTGTGAAACCAGTTATATTTATAATTGTCACTTCTCTAATTTACACCATCCTAAATAACTTTTTCAACCTTGAGGATGGATATGTAAAATACCAAGGAGCTCAGAATGATACAACAAGCATAATTGTAAAATGGTTACAAGGACATTATGGATATGCAAACATATTGATGGGAGTATTAATAGCAATGTGGTTGAAAATATTTTTTAAAAAGTCCAGCTATAACTTCTACGAAATCTTGATAATGCTATGTTTTGTTTTGGGAATGGCAATGCTGATATTTTCAGTTTTTGTAATCATTGAAGGTGTAACACATTTCAAAATTATGACATTTGCAGGTGCCGTAGGTATATTGTATAGTTCTTGGGCAGTAGGAGATTTTTTTAATAAAGGCAAAGTTATGAGCTATATTAAGGCATTGGGTGCGTACCTATTAGGTATGATATTTTTTTGGGTAATACCTGTAGTAATAGGAATTTTAATTGATTTGGTGAACAAAAACTAAAAAAAGCAACTTAAAAAATTTACAATTAGTTCTAGCAAATAAAATAGTATCATACTAACAAAACATAATCAAAATCGGTTTTAAAGAGAGAATCGGTTCAGACACATTTTATAAAATAGATTAACCAAGCCAACCATCATGATTCTATTTTTAAAAAAATTATTTCAACCAAAAAAGAAATCGCCCCAGATGAGTACCAGTATTTTACAGTCGATATTACAAAAATCTAAGGAAAACAAAGAAATAATTTCCATTTGGCAATACAACTCAGACAAAGGCTCTCTTGTAGGATACATCACTGAAATTAACGAAGAATATATAGGGTTTAGGCATTACACCCGTTTTGGAAAACCAGATGGAATTATTTTTATCAGATTGCAAAACATAAAAAATGTAGACTTCAATGATGATTACATTAAGGTTATGGAGTGCCTTATTGAGTATTCGGACATTATTGACAAGCCATCCAACTTTGCTATTCACTTGAATCAATCCGAAAACTGGCAGTTTAGTGCTGTTTTACAATTGCATAATGCTCAGGATCAAATGGCGAGTTTTGAAATCAACGGAAATGAATTTTTCTCAGGTTTTGTAAAAAACCTTTCTGATGAAGATTTTATTTTGAATTGTGTAGCAAAAAACGGAGAAGATCTAGGAACTTCACTTTTTAAAATAGAGGATATTACTGAGGTAAGAGTGAATGATATTGATGATAGAAGACGATTGTTATTGTACAATTGGCGTAAAGCTACTTTGTAATTCATTCGTAAAAACTAAAATCATAACGCCAAATTGCATAACAATTCTCATTTATTATACGATGAAACACGCTGAATTTACTATTGAAAACAACACAATAGAATTTTGGAACACTATTCTTGGAGTTGAAAAAGTGCTTTTAAACGGAAAAAAAGTTTCAAGTAAGTTTTCTTTCTCAGGTGAAAATCATCCCATAAAACTTCAAGGCAGGAATTTAGTTTTAAAAGTCAGATACTTTTCAGGAAATATGAAAATGCAATTGATGGAAAATGATCTGTTGCTTGAAGAACAATCCGCTAAAATTAATATCAAACAGAGGATTCTTTGGTCTGTGATTGGAGTTGGAATCGGTTTTTTGTTGGCGAGACTTATGAGTTATTTATAAGTTTAAAACCAAAAGTCCTCACTCCTAAATGTGCTATCGGCAAGATGGTATATTTTCCAAAATTAAACCGTACTTTAGTGTTGTTTACCTTTTGCAAGTATGCATTTAAAACCAAAAAGAAAACAAATCATTTTTTGAACTAGAACATTATGAAAAATATACAATTAGGATGGGTTGGTCTGGGCAACATGGGTAACCCAATGGTGCTTAACCTACTGAAAGCGAGTTTTAATGTATCCGTTTTTAATAGAACCAAAGAAAAAGAAGCACCTTTACTGGCTGCAGGAGCAAAATCAGCAGACAGTTTACAAGAAATTATGGCAACCTGTGACGTGGTGTTAACTATGTTATCTAATGACGCAGCAGTAAAAGAAGTTTTTGAAGGTACAACCGGTTTGTTATCGAAAGCTAATTCAGGAAAAACAATTATCAATATGAGTACCGTTTCTCCTGAAACCTCTCGATATTTAAATACCATTTGCAACCAACATCAAGTAGCTTTTATAGATGCGCCCGTTTCGGGAAGTGTAAAACCAGCGCAAGATGGAACACTCGTAATTTTGGTGGGTGCTACTCCAGAAAATTTCGAGAAAGTAAAACCGATATTTGATGTTTTGGGTAAAATTGCCATTCATGTAGGCGAACCCGGCGTGGCAAGTTCAGCTAAATTAGCCATCAATTACCTATTAGGATTAAATCTTCAAGGAATAGCCGAAACGGTTTTATTTGCCGAGAAAAACGGCGTTAGCAAAGAAAACATGCTTTACATTATCAATCAAGGCGCTTGTGGTAACGGCATCACAAATATCAAAACACCTTCTATTTTAAGCGATTCGTATCCAGCGGCATTTGCCTTAAAACATTTGGTTAAAGATTTAGGCTTAGCCAAAGCTGCAGGATTAGATTCGCCACTCATTCATCCTTTGTATGACAGTTATGCTGCAGCCGAAAAAGAAGGATTTGGTGATCAAGATGTAATGGCGATTATTAGTAGTTTGAAAAGTAAATAGGGTTTTATAATTCTATTAAATACCCACAAAAACAAGAAAAGCTACACTCATTACGATGTAGCTTTTCCTATTTACTGGAATCAGAAAACGATCTTACTTTGTTTTCATCGGTGGTAAGTCAAATGCAGCTGGCTCATGCTCAAAACTATTGCGGTGTGCACCATCACAAAAAGGTTTGTTAGCAGATAAACCACAACGACAAAGGCCCAATGCTGTTCTTCCTTCTAATCCGTAGGTTTGACCATTGCAATCTGTAATTTCAAAATCACCTTCTATTTTTATAGAACCATTTTTATTGATTGTTAATTTAGTCTTGCTCATATTGATGTATTTTTTTTTAGAATTCAAAGATTGCAAAATATTTTAGAACCTATTCAAAATAGAGTAGTATTTTATATCTGAATAGGGTTATTTACATTAATTCTATTTTGTTGTACTTCATGAAAAGTGTATTTATTCAGCAACAAAAATGAATTTCAACCAGAGAGAAACAATACAAAACTCACGTTCTGTAAAGCCCTTTCAATTTTCGAACCAGTTCGAAATAATACTTTTTTACTCAAAAAAACAATGTAAACAAGTAAATTGTACATTTGTCCAAAATAGAACAGTATAACATTTCATATATAACATGAGCCTTCTAACAAAAATCAATGTGCTGCGACGAACTGTAACTCGTGGACTTACAAAAAATATTGGCAAATCTGCTAACAACTATGCCATAGATCCTTCTCAAAAAATAACAATTAAAAAAGTCTTAATTTCTAGACCCAATCACAGGCTTGGGAACTTACTACTAATTACTCCGCTTGTTCAGGATGTCAAAAACACTTTTCCAGATTGTAATATAGATTTGTTTGTAAAGGGAGGCTTGGCACCAATTGTTTTTAAAAACTATGAC
This portion of the Flavobacterium sp. CECT 9288 genome encodes:
- a CDS encoding DUF3667 domain-containing protein, translating into MNCNNCNQELTSKYCPECGQPAELKRINGHYIIHEIEHVLHFERGILFTVKELLVNPGKNIRDYFTQNRTRLVKPVIFIIVTSLIYTILNNFFNLEDGYVKYQGAQNDTTSIIVKWLQGHYGYANILMGVLIAMWLKIFFKKSSYNFYEILIMLCFVLGMAMLIFSVFVIIEGVTHFKIMTFAGAVGILYSSWAVGDFFNKGKVMSYIKALGAYLLGMIFFWVIPVVIGILIDLVNKN
- a CDS encoding NAD(P)-dependent oxidoreductase, with the translated sequence MKNIQLGWVGLGNMGNPMVLNLLKASFNVSVFNRTKEKEAPLLAAGAKSADSLQEIMATCDVVLTMLSNDAAVKEVFEGTTGLLSKANSGKTIINMSTVSPETSRYLNTICNQHQVAFIDAPVSGSVKPAQDGTLVILVGATPENFEKVKPIFDVLGKIAIHVGEPGVASSAKLAINYLLGLNLQGIAETVLFAEKNGVSKENMLYIINQGACGNGITNIKTPSILSDSYPAAFALKHLVKDLGLAKAAGLDSPLIHPLYDSYAAAEKEGFGDQDVMAIISSLKSK
- a CDS encoding CDGSH iron-sulfur domain-containing protein, with protein sequence MSKTKLTINKNGSIKIEGDFEITDCNGQTYGLEGRTALGLCRCGLSANKPFCDGAHRNSFEHEPAAFDLPPMKTK